From Actinoplanes oblitus, a single genomic window includes:
- a CDS encoding ABC transporter ATP-binding protein, whose product MDVVMQFGGPAKSEEDDPDPWQTKVRPGTLRRVLGYFRPHIGKVALFVLIASLDSLIVVASPLLLLKLVNDGILKNDLRVVVLMACLAAGLAVAGGLLELVSAYISGRIGQGVSYDLRVQALRHVQRLPIAFFTRTQTGVLIGRLHTELIMAQQQFGYLLMAATSGLTVVLVLVELFYLSWLVAVVTLVVIPLFIIPWVYVGRVIQRRTERLMDANAGLGGLLQERFNVQGAMLSKLFGRPDEEMAEYASRAGKIRNIGVSLSVYGRLAFVMMGLMASLATALVYGLGGSLVLDGAFQLGTLVAIVTLLGRLFGPMVQLSGLQETAQTIVVGFSRTFELLDLKPLIEERDEPVALPKNVAPDIAFEDVAFRYPTADEVSLASLEYVRAEKMRGETPPQVLRDVNFRVPAGTMTALVGPSGAGKSTLTHLVSRLYDPVSGTVRVGGHDLRDVSFDSLRETVGVVSQDAYLFHDTIRENLLYARPDATEEQLIEACKGAQIWDLIASLPGGFDTVTGDRGYRMSGGEKQRLAIARLLLKEPTVMVLDEATAHLDSESEAAVQRALKTALRNRTSLVIAHRLSTIREADQILVIDGGRVAESGTHEELLARGGLYAELYHTQFARPERNGTRPAEEIQPASNGTEFIVTEPQPLRHVVRGG is encoded by the coding sequence GTGGATGTAGTAATGCAATTCGGTGGACCTGCGAAGAGTGAGGAGGACGATCCGGATCCCTGGCAGACGAAGGTCCGCCCGGGGACGCTGCGCCGGGTGCTCGGCTATTTCCGCCCGCACATCGGCAAGGTGGCGCTCTTCGTTCTCATCGCCTCGCTGGATTCGCTCATCGTCGTCGCCTCCCCGTTGCTGCTGTTGAAACTGGTGAACGACGGCATTCTGAAGAACGATCTCCGGGTCGTGGTGCTGATGGCCTGCCTGGCCGCCGGGCTCGCCGTGGCGGGCGGGCTGCTGGAGCTGGTGTCCGCCTACATCTCCGGCCGGATCGGCCAGGGCGTCAGCTACGACCTGCGGGTGCAGGCGCTGCGCCACGTGCAGCGGCTGCCCATCGCGTTCTTCACCCGGACACAGACCGGCGTGCTGATCGGCCGGCTGCACACCGAACTGATCATGGCGCAGCAGCAGTTCGGCTACCTGCTGATGGCGGCCACCAGCGGGCTCACCGTGGTGCTGGTGCTGGTCGAGCTCTTCTACCTGTCGTGGCTGGTCGCGGTCGTCACCCTGGTGGTGATCCCGCTGTTCATCATTCCCTGGGTCTACGTGGGACGGGTGATCCAGCGGCGCACCGAACGGCTGATGGACGCCAACGCCGGGCTCGGCGGGCTCCTCCAGGAGCGGTTCAACGTCCAGGGCGCGATGCTCTCCAAGCTCTTCGGCCGTCCGGACGAGGAGATGGCGGAGTACGCGAGCCGGGCCGGGAAGATCCGCAACATCGGCGTGAGCCTCTCCGTGTACGGCCGGCTGGCCTTCGTGATGATGGGGCTGATGGCCTCGCTCGCCACGGCGCTGGTCTACGGGCTCGGTGGCAGTCTGGTGCTCGACGGCGCGTTCCAGCTGGGCACGCTGGTCGCCATCGTGACCCTGCTGGGTCGGCTGTTCGGGCCGATGGTCCAGCTGTCCGGGCTGCAGGAGACGGCGCAGACCATCGTGGTCGGCTTCTCCCGCACCTTCGAGCTGCTCGACCTCAAGCCGCTGATCGAGGAGCGGGACGAGCCGGTCGCGCTGCCCAAGAACGTGGCGCCGGACATCGCGTTCGAGGATGTCGCGTTCCGCTACCCGACGGCGGACGAGGTCTCGCTGGCGTCGCTGGAGTACGTGCGGGCGGAGAAGATGCGCGGCGAGACGCCGCCGCAGGTGCTGCGCGACGTGAACTTCCGGGTCCCGGCCGGCACCATGACCGCGCTCGTCGGGCCGTCCGGCGCCGGCAAGAGCACGCTCACCCACCTGGTGTCCCGGCTCTACGACCCGGTCTCCGGAACGGTCCGGGTCGGCGGGCACGACCTGCGCGACGTCTCGTTCGACTCGCTGCGCGAGACGGTCGGGGTGGTCAGCCAGGACGCGTACCTCTTCCACGACACGATCCGCGAGAACCTGCTCTACGCCCGTCCGGACGCCACCGAGGAACAGCTGATCGAGGCGTGCAAGGGCGCCCAGATCTGGGATCTGATCGCGTCTCTGCCGGGTGGGTTCGACACCGTCACCGGCGATCGCGGCTACCGCATGTCGGGCGGCGAGAAGCAGCGGCTGGCCATCGCCCGGCTGCTGCTCAAGGAGCCCACCGTCATGGTGCTGGACGAGGCCACCGCGCACCTGGACTCCGAGTCGGAGGCCGCCGTCCAGCGGGCCCTCAAGACCGCCCTGCGCAACCGCACCTCCCTGGTGATCGCCCACCGGCTGTCCACCATCCGGGAGGCCGACCAGATCCTGGTGATCGACGGCGGCCGGGTCGCGGAGAGCGGGACGCACGAGGAACTGCTGGCCCGGGGCGGTCTCTACGCCGAGCTGTACCACACGCAGTTCGCCCGGCCGGAACGCAACGGGACCAGGCCGGCCGAGGAGATCCAGCCGGCGAGCAATGGCACCGAGTTCATCGTCACCGAGCCGCAACCGCTGCGCCACGTGGTGCGGGGCGGATGA
- a CDS encoding ArnT family glycosyltransferase — translation MSETLTELSSPAHDPVPASRSPRWTFWRSPDDQPRWARPALLGIALVALVLYAWNLRRADFAPLYSEAVKSMSGSWKAFFYGAADPEATYTLDKLAGSFVPQAISARIFGYHAWSLALPQVIEGVISVLVLYRVVRRWAGVVPGLLAAAIFTLTPVTASLFGHSMADGALVMCLILATDAYQRAVLEGRLRSLVWSGVWIGVAFQTKSLQAWMILPALTLGYLLTAPVALRRRVRHLGLAGVVMLAVSLSWVMLYTVTPASERPYVSGSTNNSAFAMVFGYNGLSRFGIQLPGASPLNFRGGPPALGPDGTAGQDNTGMVGSRAADQGETGGPGGPDAQGNVGSKAQDLGETGGPDAQGNVGSKAQDLGETGGPDAQGNVGSKAQDLGEAGGPAEAGGPMGPPGGDESKRESRTDPMGWTKLFDGHLGVAIAWLFPLSVLSLLYGLWSRRRAERTDPVRGGLVMWGVWLVTLGLVFSGGNVDHTAFVADLAPAIAAVCAFGIVLFWRAYRQGGTQSWLLPVAVAAEVAYGAWLWSHFPNFLTWAKWGTLALGAVALVALVLARMTRTASTALLTTALALGVAAMLAAPATYALSVLDPDYSGDSFDANAGPASGSA, via the coding sequence GTGTCTGAAACACTCACCGAACTGTCGTCGCCCGCCCATGACCCGGTGCCCGCCAGCCGTTCCCCCCGCTGGACGTTCTGGCGCTCGCCGGACGACCAGCCGCGGTGGGCCCGTCCCGCGCTGCTGGGCATCGCCCTCGTCGCACTGGTGCTGTACGCCTGGAACCTGCGGCGGGCCGATTTCGCGCCGTTGTACTCCGAAGCCGTCAAGAGCATGTCCGGGAGCTGGAAGGCGTTCTTCTACGGCGCTGCCGACCCGGAGGCCACGTACACCCTGGACAAGCTCGCCGGCTCCTTCGTGCCGCAGGCCATCTCCGCCCGGATCTTCGGCTATCACGCCTGGTCGCTCGCGCTGCCGCAGGTCATCGAGGGGGTGATCTCGGTACTGGTGCTGTACCGCGTGGTGCGGCGCTGGGCGGGGGTGGTGCCCGGCCTGCTGGCCGCCGCCATCTTCACCCTCACCCCGGTCACCGCCTCGCTGTTCGGGCACAGCATGGCGGACGGCGCACTGGTCATGTGCCTGATCCTGGCCACCGACGCGTACCAGCGCGCGGTCCTGGAGGGCCGGCTCCGGTCGCTGGTCTGGTCCGGTGTCTGGATCGGGGTGGCCTTCCAGACCAAGAGCCTGCAGGCGTGGATGATCCTGCCGGCCCTGACGCTCGGCTACCTGCTGACCGCGCCGGTCGCGCTGCGCCGCCGGGTGCGGCACCTCGGACTCGCCGGGGTGGTGATGCTCGCCGTGTCGCTGTCGTGGGTGATGCTCTACACCGTCACCCCGGCGAGCGAGCGGCCCTATGTCAGTGGCAGCACGAACAACAGCGCCTTCGCCATGGTGTTCGGATACAACGGCCTGTCCCGATTCGGCATCCAGCTGCCCGGCGCCTCGCCCCTGAACTTCCGGGGCGGCCCGCCGGCGCTCGGCCCGGACGGGACCGCCGGCCAGGACAACACCGGGATGGTCGGCTCCCGGGCCGCGGACCAGGGTGAGACGGGCGGTCCGGGTGGGCCGGACGCGCAGGGCAACGTCGGTTCGAAGGCGCAGGATCTGGGTGAGACGGGCGGTCCGGACGCGCAGGGCAACGTCGGTTCGAAGGCGCAGGATCTGGGCGAGACGGGTGGGCCGGACGCGCAGGGCAATGTCGGTTCGAAGGCACAGGATCTCGGCGAGGCCGGCGGCCCGGCCGAGGCCGGCGGGCCGATGGGGCCGCCCGGCGGTGACGAGTCCAAGAGGGAGAGCCGGACCGACCCGATGGGCTGGACCAAGCTGTTCGACGGCCACCTCGGTGTCGCGATCGCCTGGCTCTTCCCGCTCAGCGTCCTGAGCCTGCTGTACGGGCTCTGGTCACGCCGCCGCGCCGAGCGCACCGATCCGGTGCGTGGCGGGCTGGTGATGTGGGGCGTCTGGCTGGTGACCCTGGGCCTGGTCTTCAGCGGCGGCAACGTCGACCACACCGCGTTCGTGGCCGACCTGGCTCCGGCGATCGCGGCCGTCTGCGCCTTCGGCATCGTGCTGTTCTGGCGGGCGTACCGGCAGGGCGGCACGCAGTCCTGGCTGCTGCCCGTCGCGGTCGCCGCCGAGGTGGCCTACGGCGCCTGGCTGTGGTCGCACTTCCCGAACTTCCTGACCTGGGCGAAGTGGGGCACGCTCGCGCTCGGCGCGGTCGCCCTGGTGGCGCTGGTGCTGGCCCGGATGACCAGGACCGCGTCCACCGCTCTGCTCACCACCGCGCTCGCCCTCGGGGTGGCGGCCATGCTGGCGGCGCCGGCCACCTACGCCCTCTCGGTACTCGATCCGGACTACTCCGGCGACTCCTTCGACGCCAACGCCGGACCGGCGTCGGGTTCCGCGTGA
- a CDS encoding class I SAM-dependent methyltransferase has protein sequence MADITGDQRIQSEVLEGLATAVNHRRWFVELAMPYLGENPIEVGSGLGDYAIEWAARLPRFTATEADPDRLVQLEKRMSGFANIEVRQLLLPADGLAGEYSAAVSYNVLEHIEDHVGALRGMGALVRPGGRVILIVPAFMFAMSRVDIATGHLRRYTKKSMRAAMDEAGLRIERLHYANALGLIGYYGATSIFKLAPKEGPMVRLYDRFVLPVTRAAERVVRPPFGQSVFVVARTPG, from the coding sequence ATGGCAGATATCACCGGAGACCAGCGGATCCAATCCGAGGTGCTGGAAGGGCTGGCGACGGCGGTGAACCACCGGCGGTGGTTCGTCGAGCTGGCGATGCCGTACCTGGGGGAGAACCCGATCGAGGTCGGCAGCGGCCTCGGCGACTACGCGATCGAGTGGGCCGCCCGCCTGCCCCGGTTCACCGCGACCGAGGCCGACCCGGATCGGCTCGTGCAGCTCGAGAAGCGGATGAGCGGGTTCGCCAACATCGAGGTGCGCCAGCTGCTGCTGCCCGCCGACGGCCTGGCCGGCGAGTACAGCGCCGCCGTCTCGTACAACGTCCTCGAACACATCGAGGACCACGTCGGCGCGCTGCGGGGCATGGGCGCGCTGGTCCGGCCGGGCGGCCGCGTCATCCTGATCGTGCCGGCGTTCATGTTCGCCATGAGCCGGGTCGACATCGCCACCGGCCACCTCCGCCGGTACACGAAGAAATCGATGCGCGCGGCCATGGACGAGGCCGGTCTGCGGATCGAGCGGCTGCACTACGCGAACGCCCTCGGCCTGATCGGCTACTACGGCGCCACCAGCATCTTCAAACTGGCGCCGAAGGAGGGCCCGATGGTCCGGCTGTACGACCGATTCGTGCTGCCGGTCACCAGGGCCGCCGAGCGGGTCGTCCGCCCGCCGTTCGGGCAGTCCGTGTTCGTGGTGGCCCGCACGCCCGGCTGA
- a CDS encoding NAD-dependent epimerase/dehydratase family protein, producing MALTPPLIVLLGASGFVGSAVLRELATRPVRVRAVSRRPAVVPGDARAEIEVLTVDLCEPGRMAEAVAGADIVIHAVAYIDGVTTWRVADGDSAAERVTVGLVRDLVDVARSGRADGAPPLRVVFTGAASQVGVAPREVLDGTETDRPAGEYDRQKLAAETTLLAAHAEGVVEATSIRLPTVFGSGPRSTARDKGVVSLMVRRAVAGQDITMWHDGTVRRDLVYIDDVARALVAAAEHVTELAGRAWLLGSGHGTPLGEVFATVAELVAAETGKPPVAVLSVPPPANAEAGDFRSVTIDASAFRAVTGWEPRVPLDEALARTVAHCVQEVEPS from the coding sequence GTGGCGCTGACCCCACCCCTGATCGTGTTGCTCGGCGCCAGCGGGTTCGTCGGCTCGGCGGTGCTGCGGGAGCTGGCCACCCGCCCGGTCCGGGTACGCGCGGTGTCCCGCCGCCCGGCCGTCGTGCCCGGGGACGCCCGCGCCGAGATCGAGGTGCTGACCGTCGACCTGTGCGAGCCGGGCCGGATGGCCGAGGCGGTGGCCGGCGCCGACATCGTGATCCACGCCGTGGCGTACATCGACGGGGTGACGACCTGGCGGGTCGCGGACGGCGACTCGGCGGCGGAGCGGGTCACCGTCGGCCTGGTCCGTGATCTGGTCGACGTCGCGCGGTCCGGGCGGGCCGATGGCGCGCCGCCGCTGCGGGTGGTGTTCACCGGCGCGGCCTCGCAGGTCGGCGTGGCACCCCGCGAGGTGCTGGACGGCACCGAGACCGACCGGCCGGCCGGGGAGTACGACAGGCAGAAGCTGGCCGCCGAGACGACCTTGCTGGCCGCCCACGCGGAGGGCGTCGTCGAGGCGACCTCGATCCGGCTGCCGACGGTCTTCGGCTCCGGTCCGCGGTCCACGGCCCGGGACAAGGGTGTGGTGTCGCTGATGGTGCGCCGCGCCGTGGCCGGCCAGGACATCACCATGTGGCACGACGGCACGGTACGCCGCGACCTGGTCTACATCGACGACGTGGCCCGCGCCCTGGTGGCCGCCGCCGAGCACGTCACGGAGCTGGCCGGCCGGGCCTGGCTGCTCGGCTCCGGGCACGGCACCCCGCTGGGCGAGGTGTTCGCCACGGTGGCCGAGCTGGTCGCCGCCGAGACCGGCAAGCCGCCGGTGGCGGTGCTGTCGGTGCCGCCGCCCGCGAACGCCGAGGCCGGCGACTTCCGCAGCGTCACCATCGACGCCTCGGCGTTCCGCGCGGTCACCGGCTGGGAGCCGCGGGTGCCGCTGGACGAGGCGCTCGCGCGTACGGTGGCTCATTGCGTCCAGGAGGTCGAGCCGTCCTGA
- a CDS encoding dTDP-4-dehydrorhamnose 3,5-epimerase family protein yields MTAAGSRTVGGVTVVPSVIEGAFRFEPAVYPDSRGLFSSPYQDAAFAEALGRPLFPVRDVSHNRSARGVLRGIHYTATPPGRAKYVYCPYGEVRDYLVDLRVGSPTYGRWEMTELSGDNCRALYIPVGVGHAFLSLRDDSVVVYVMSEGYVPANELAVSPLDPAIGLPIPDDLEIQQSDRDRAAPTLAEARERGLLDDYDLCRNVEAKLWR; encoded by the coding sequence GTGACCGCCGCCGGCAGCCGGACCGTCGGCGGGGTGACCGTCGTGCCGTCCGTCATCGAGGGCGCCTTCCGGTTCGAGCCCGCGGTGTACCCGGACAGCCGGGGGCTGTTCTCGTCGCCGTACCAGGACGCCGCGTTCGCCGAGGCGCTCGGCCGCCCGCTCTTCCCGGTCCGGGACGTGAGCCACAACCGGTCCGCCCGGGGCGTGCTGCGCGGCATCCACTACACGGCCACCCCGCCCGGCCGGGCCAAGTACGTCTACTGCCCGTACGGCGAGGTCCGGGACTACCTGGTCGACCTGCGGGTCGGCTCACCCACCTACGGCCGGTGGGAGATGACCGAGCTCAGCGGGGACAACTGCCGGGCCCTCTACATCCCGGTCGGGGTGGGGCACGCGTTCCTGTCGCTGCGGGACGACTCCGTGGTGGTCTACGTGATGTCCGAGGGATACGTCCCGGCCAACGAGCTCGCGGTCTCGCCCCTGGACCCGGCGATCGGCCTGCCGATCCCGGATGACCTGGAGATCCAGCAGTCCGACCGGGACCGGGCGGCGCCGACGCTGGCCGAGGCCCGCGAGCGCGGCCTGCTGGACGACTACGACCTGTGCCGGAACGTGGAGGCGAAGCTGTGGCGCTGA
- a CDS encoding DegT/DnrJ/EryC1/StrS family aminotransferase, giving the protein MTTRVWDYLAEYAKEKDDILDAVQKVFGSGQLVLGESVREFEAEFAGYHGLAHCTGVDNGTNAVKLGLEALGIGPGDEVITVSNTAAPTVVAIAGAGATPVFADIRADDFLIDVDQVAAAITPRTKAIVPVHLYGQCADMAALNRLAGEHGLKILEDCAQAHGARQHGRIAGTMGDAAAFSFYPTKVLGAYGDGGAVLTSDEEIDRNLRQLRYYGMEKVYYVVRSPGHNARLDEVQAEILRRKLRRLDDYIAGRNAVARRYEERLGDLTGPGGLLLPATNPGNTHVYYVYVVRHPRRDEIIEALKSHDIFLNISYPWPVHTMSGFAGLGYRPGSLPVTEELAGEIFSLPMYPSLPESEQDRVIDALRTVLEKL; this is encoded by the coding sequence GTGACGACTCGTGTATGGGATTACCTGGCGGAGTACGCCAAGGAGAAGGACGACATTCTCGACGCCGTGCAGAAGGTGTTCGGCTCGGGGCAGCTGGTGCTCGGCGAGAGTGTCCGGGAGTTCGAAGCCGAGTTCGCCGGATATCACGGGCTCGCCCACTGCACCGGCGTCGACAACGGCACCAACGCGGTGAAGCTCGGCCTCGAGGCCCTGGGCATCGGCCCCGGCGACGAGGTGATCACCGTGTCCAACACGGCGGCGCCCACCGTGGTCGCCATCGCCGGCGCCGGGGCGACCCCGGTCTTCGCCGACATCCGGGCCGACGACTTCCTGATCGACGTCGACCAGGTCGCCGCCGCGATCACCCCGCGGACCAAGGCGATCGTCCCGGTGCACCTGTACGGCCAGTGCGCCGACATGGCCGCGCTGAACCGCCTGGCCGGCGAGCACGGGCTCAAGATCCTGGAGGACTGCGCGCAGGCGCACGGGGCCCGGCAGCACGGGCGGATCGCCGGGACGATGGGCGACGCCGCCGCGTTCTCCTTCTATCCCACCAAGGTGCTCGGCGCGTACGGCGACGGCGGCGCGGTGCTGACCTCGGACGAGGAGATCGACCGCAACCTCCGGCAACTGCGCTACTACGGCATGGAGAAGGTCTACTACGTCGTGCGGTCGCCGGGTCACAACGCCCGGCTCGACGAGGTCCAGGCCGAGATCCTGCGCCGCAAGCTGCGCCGTCTCGACGACTACATCGCCGGGCGCAACGCCGTCGCCCGCCGGTACGAGGAACGCCTCGGCGACCTCACCGGGCCGGGCGGGCTGCTGCTGCCGGCCACCAACCCCGGCAACACCCACGTCTACTACGTGTACGTGGTCCGCCACCCGCGCCGCGACGAGATCATCGAGGCGCTCAAGAGCCACGACATCTTCCTGAACATCAGCTACCCGTGGCCGGTGCACACCATGAGCGGCTTCGCCGGCCTCGGCTACCGGCCGGGCTCGCTGCCGGTCACCGAGGAACTGGCCGGCGAGATCTTCTCCCTGCCGATGTACCCGTCGCTGCCGGAGAGCGAGCAGGACCGGGTCATCGACGCGCTGCGTACCGTGCTGGAGAAGCTGTGA
- a CDS encoding glycosyltransferase — protein sequence MRVLFWSYGPRGDVEPLVALAARVRDLGAEPRMCVPSDFAARLAELGLPMTLAGRSVFEGARGLGGPPEPGQVAAEIGELFDTVPAVADGCDVVVAAGLLSGAAAVRSIAESRGIPYFYAVPSPLLLRLSPAQRAQYNQGADAMFGGPINERRLALGLPPVRNLFDYGRTDRPWLAADPVLAPLDAGQVAEQTGAWLVPDERPLGAELAAFLAAGPPPVYVGFGSGPAPAGVAEVAVAAIRAQGRRVILSRGWAGLEPPDDGDDLLAVDEVNVQVLFGRVAAVVHHGGTGTTHVATRAGVPQIVVPQIADQPYFAARVAELGIGVAHDGPAPTVASLGAALASALAPETGERAAAVARTIRAGGTTVAAAALLDAVSRASV from the coding sequence ATGCGTGTGTTGTTCTGGTCGTACGGACCTCGCGGCGACGTCGAACCGCTGGTGGCCCTGGCCGCCCGGGTACGCGACCTCGGCGCGGAGCCGCGGATGTGCGTGCCCTCGGACTTCGCGGCGCGGCTGGCCGAGCTCGGGCTGCCGATGACGCTGGCCGGCCGGTCGGTGTTCGAGGGCGCCCGGGGGCTGGGTGGCCCGCCCGAGCCCGGGCAGGTGGCCGCGGAGATCGGCGAACTGTTCGACACCGTACCGGCGGTCGCCGACGGATGTGACGTGGTGGTGGCCGCCGGCCTGCTGTCCGGCGCGGCAGCGGTCCGGTCGATCGCCGAGAGCCGCGGCATCCCCTACTTCTACGCCGTTCCGTCACCGCTGCTGCTGCGGCTCTCGCCGGCCCAGCGCGCCCAGTACAACCAGGGTGCCGACGCGATGTTCGGCGGCCCGATCAACGAGCGGCGGCTGGCGCTCGGCCTGCCGCCGGTGCGGAACCTGTTCGACTACGGCCGCACCGACCGGCCGTGGCTGGCGGCCGATCCGGTCCTGGCCCCGCTGGACGCGGGCCAGGTGGCCGAGCAGACCGGTGCGTGGCTGGTGCCCGACGAGCGTCCGCTCGGCGCCGAGCTGGCGGCGTTCCTGGCGGCCGGCCCGCCGCCGGTGTACGTGGGTTTCGGCAGCGGGCCCGCTCCGGCCGGGGTGGCCGAGGTCGCCGTCGCGGCGATCCGGGCACAGGGCCGGCGGGTGATCCTGTCCCGTGGCTGGGCCGGCCTGGAACCGCCCGACGACGGGGACGACCTGCTCGCCGTCGACGAGGTGAACGTCCAGGTGCTGTTCGGCCGGGTGGCCGCCGTCGTGCACCACGGCGGCACCGGCACCACGCACGTGGCCACCCGGGCGGGCGTCCCGCAGATCGTGGTGCCCCAGATCGCGGACCAGCCGTACTTCGCCGCGCGGGTGGCCGAGCTGGGCATCGGCGTGGCGCACGACGGCCCGGCACCGACCGTCGCCTCGCTCGGCGCGGCGCTCGCCTCGGCGCTGGCGCCGGAGACCGGCGAGCGGGCGGCCGCCGTGGCCCGCACGATCCGCGCCGGCGGGACGACCGTGGCGGCGGCGGCGCTGCTCGACGCGGTCAGCCGGGCCTCGGTGTAG